The genome window TCGTCACCCCATTGAGTGCCGAGGACGACTACATTATTTCCCATTTTTCCAGTCTGATTGCTAGTTAAAAAAGGATTCTAGCACTGATCGATAGGCGATGCAGTCACTTTTTAAGCAAAAATAAGTCATAAAAACACGTTATTTATTACTTTTGGTTATGTTTTGGTAACTTATTCATCTGCATAGATTTTTATTACCATATTTCCAAGGGTATCGATTGCGCCACGATACATTCCTGAACTATTCATCGAAAAATGTGCCTGGCCATTGGCGTCCATCGCCACTAAGCCCCCTTCCCCCCCCATGCGTTTCAATTCACCGTGTATGATGGAATCACAAGCGGTCGCCACATCTTCCCCTAAATAGCGCATGCGGGCGGCCACATCCCCAGCCACCATTTTACGTATGAAGAATTCGCCCATTCCCGTGCAAGACACGGCCACGTTGCCATTTTCTGCAAAAGTGCCAGCGCCAATCAGGGGAGAATCCCCCACCCGTCCATACTGTTTATTGGTGATACCGCCCGTGCTTGTCGCTGCTGCCAAATTGCCTTGCTGATCAAGTGCGACAGCGCCAACCGTGCCATGTTTATCATCATCTGGGTATTCAGATTCAGAAAGCGCACATTGACCGGCCTGCCGCACTCTCATTAACTGTTCATATCGGCGCTCGGTAAAAAAGTAATCTTGTTCGGTAAAGACATACCCTTGCTTGAATGCAAAGGCTTCCGCGCCATCCCCTATCAAAAAGACATGCTCACTGTCTTGCATGACTTGCCGAGCCAGTTGTATCGGGTTTTTGATATGTCTGACTCCAGCAATGGCACCAACATTGTGCGCACGTCCTTCCATTATGGCCGCATCCATCTCGACCATTTCTTGACTGGTCATCACAGATCCTCTACCCGCATTAAATAAAGGCGAATCTTCTAATACAGTGACCGCACTGACCACGGCATCCACCGCGCTACCACCTTGCGCTAATACCGCTTGGCCCGCACACAACGAGGCTTCCAATTGCAATAGAAACTCATCGTGCAGCGCTTGGGTCATTTTTTCGCGAAGGATGGTGCCAGCCCCACCGTGAATCGCAATAGAAAAAGGTTTTGCCATCATCACGTCCTATTCATCGAATCCGGTTTATCTATAAAAAAAGCGCAAACTAAGCCAAGCTCGTTTGCGCTTCATCTCTGACTCATTCAGATAACAACACGGCCCAGAAGGCGCGCGCTATCAATCATTAGTGAGAGCAGTTTTCATCGTGTACATGGCCACCATCTTGGTGAGTATGACCATGAGCGATTTCTTCTTCTGTTGCAGCGCGTACCGCGACCACTTCCACATCAAATGTCAGTGTTTTACCTGCCAGCATGTGGTTACCATCAACCACCACTTCGTCACCATCCACTTCCGTGATTTCAACAGGCACTGGACCTTGGTCAGTATCAGCTAGGAAACGCATGCCCACTTCGATTTCATCAACGCCTTGGAATACATCGGCAGGAACACGTTGTACAAGCATGTCGCTGTGCTCACCATACGCATCTTCAGGTGAAATAGTGACAGAGAATGAGTCCCCTGCTTGTTTACCTTCAAGTTCACGTTCTAGACCAACGATTAAATTACCTTTACCGTGTAGGTAATCCAATGGAGCTTCCGTTGTTGATTGATCCACAACCACACCGTCTTCGAGTTTTACTTGGTAAGCCAGACTTGCTACCACATCGTTTTCAATTTTCATAACAGCTCCAAAGAGTCGATTTTTTGTTTAGCCTTCATTGTCAGCTAAAGCATAGATTAGATAAAGGGTATTATGAAGATCCTCACAAGA of Vibrio zhugei contains these proteins:
- a CDS encoding isoaspartyl peptidase/L-asparaginase family protein gives rise to the protein MAKPFSIAIHGGAGTILREKMTQALHDEFLLQLEASLCAGQAVLAQGGSAVDAVVSAVTVLEDSPLFNAGRGSVMTSQEMVEMDAAIMEGRAHNVGAIAGVRHIKNPIQLARQVMQDSEHVFLIGDGAEAFAFKQGYVFTEQDYFFTERRYEQLMRVRQAGQCALSESEYPDDDKHGTVGAVALDQQGNLAAATSTGGITNKQYGRVGDSPLIGAGTFAENGNVAVSCTGMGEFFIRKMVAGDVAARMRYLGEDVATACDSIIHGELKRMGGEGGLVAMDANGQAHFSMNSSGMYRGAIDTLGNMVIKIYADE
- the slyD gene encoding peptidylprolyl isomerase gives rise to the protein MKIENDVVASLAYQVKLEDGVVVDQSTTEAPLDYLHGKGNLIVGLERELEGKQAGDSFSVTISPEDAYGEHSDMLVQRVPADVFQGVDEIEVGMRFLADTDQGPVPVEITEVDGDEVVVDGNHMLAGKTLTFDVEVVAVRAATEEEIAHGHTHQDGGHVHDENCSH